The following proteins are encoded in a genomic region of Tigriopus californicus strain San Diego chromosome 6, Tcal_SD_v2.1, whole genome shotgun sequence:
- the LOC131882629 gene encoding medium-chain specific acyl-CoA dehydrogenase, mitochondrial-like, with protein sequence MVWSQLSRSWRHVGPLTNNLKSCGTRCVSTSGSGTRGTPEAQMADVPGGINFNITQDQKEILDLAEKFAREEMIPVAAEYDKTGAYPWPVIKKAHELGLMNLHIPEKYGGMGLGTLDGCLVTEKISYGCTGIGTALEANGLGSMPIMLAGNEEQKKKYLTRLIEEPIMCAYCVTEPGAGSDVAGAKTKAEKKGDDWVINGQKMWITNGGVANYYFVLARTNPDPKASASKAFTGFIVDADTPGVNPGRKEINMGQRASDTRGISFEDVVVPKENVLIGEGAGFKVAMGAFDNTRPPVASGAVGLAQRALDEATKYAAERKTFGTAIMNHQAVAFMLADMAMGIESARLCYMKAAWMADNGTRNTYMASIAKCLAGDVANKCATDAVQIFGGNGFNTEYPVEKLMRDAKIYQIYEGTAQIQRMIISREWFNKAKETLI encoded by the exons ATGGTCTGGTCGCAATTAAGTCGTTCTTGGCGTCATGTGGGTCCGTTGACCAATAATCTCAAATCATGTGGGACGCGATGCGTTTCCACCTCCGGATCTGGGACCAGGG GAACGCCTGAGGCTCAAATGGCAGATGTTCCTGGAGGCATCAATTTCAACATCACCCAAGATCAGAAGGAGATCTTGGATTTGGCAGAGAAATTTGCTCGTGAGGAGATGATTCCTGTGGCGGCTGAATACGACAAGACCGGAGCTTATCCCTGGCCAGTGATCAAGAAAGCTCACGAGCTTGGTCTAATGAACCTGCACATCCCTGAAAAATACGGAG gTATGGGTTTGGGAACTTTGGATGGCTGTTTGGTGACCGAAAAAATCTCCTACGGCTGCACTGGTATCGGCACGGCACTTGAAGCCAATGGCCTAGGTTCCATGCCAATCATGTTGGCAGGGAATGAGGAACAGAAGAAGAAATATCTTACCCGGCTCATTGAGGAGCCTATTATGTGCGCCTATTGCGTCACCGAGCCCGGTGCGGGCTCCGATGTGGCAGGTGCCAAGACCAAAGCCGAAAAGAAGGGAGACGATTGGGTGATTAATGGGCAAAAGATGTGGATCACCAATGGCGGTGTTGCCAACTACTATTTTGTCTTGGCCCGAACCAATCCTGACCCCAAGGcctccgcttcaaaagcttttacCGGATTCATTGTGGATGCCGACACCCCTGGAGTGAATCCCGGTCGAAAAGAAATCAACATGGGGCAAAGAGCTTCCGATACTCGAG GTATCTCGTTTGAGGATGTGGTCGTTCCCAAGGAGAACGTGTTGATCGGAGAAGGGGCTGGTTTCAAGGTGGCTATGGGTGCATTTGATAATACGCGTCCTCCTGTGGCCTCTGGAGCCGTTGGCCTCGCTCAAAGAGCCTTGGACGAAGCCACGAAGTATGCCGCTGAGAGGAAGACTTTTGGAACCGCCATCATGAACCATCAAGCAGTAGCATTTATGCTTGCCGATATGGCCATGG GCATTGAATCAGCTCGATTGTGTTACATGAAAGCAGCTTGGATGGCCGATAATGGTACCCGCAACACTTACATGGCCTCTATTGCGAAGTGCTTGGCGGGAGATGTGGCCAACAAGTGCGCCACAGATGCTGTCCAAATTTTCGGCGGAAACGGCTTTAATACTGAGTATCCCGTCGAGAAACTCATGAGAGACGCTAAAATTTACCAGATTTACGAAGGAACCGCTCAAATTCAACGAATGATCATCTCTCGCGAGTGGTTCAACAAGGCTAAGGAGACCTTGATTTAA
- the LOC131882633 gene encoding uncharacterized protein C1orf50 homolog translates to MSLPTDAIRQDDRGFQKAEMQIMNPREANFQETVNLVERNPCPNGVALVDPDRVGKKTQFDLVELAAEIQKADHFTRATAGSKLSVIAEQVRFLQEQAAKVLEDAQRNAELNHIACNFKKIPGKTYYVYKKPDINGRKYMSMISPEEWGANVPEFVAAYKLEYDMTWTPFDKIEQRQDENLAIDKILKAGSQLQLTFS, encoded by the exons ATGAGTTTGCCCACAGATGCCATTCGTCAGGATGATCGGGGCTTTCAAAAGGCCGAAATGCAGATCATGAACCCAAGGGAGGCCAATTTCCAAGAAACAG tCAATTTGGTGGAGAGAAATCCTTGTCCTAATGGAGTGGCCTTGGTTGATCCGGATCGTGTGGggaagaaaacgcaatttgaTCTCGTTGAACTAGCAGCAGAAATTCAAAAG GCTGATCATTTTACGCGGGCCACAGCTGGTAGTAAGTTATCCGTGATCGCTGAGCAAGTCAGATTTCTTCAAGAGCAAGCTGCCAAAGTATTGGAAGATGCTCAAAGGAACGCAGAGCTCAACCATATTGCCTGTAACTTCAAGAAGATTCCTGGTAAAACCTACTATGTGTACAAGAAACCCGATATCAACGGAAGGAAATACATGAGCATGATTTCACCTGAG GAATGGGGAGCCAACGTGCCCGAGTTTGTGGCCGCGTACAAATTGGAATATGACATGACCTGGACTCCCTTCGACAAGATAGAACAACGCCAAGACGAGAATTTGGCCATCGACAAGATTCTGAAGGCAGGATCACAGCTTCAACTAACGTTCAGCTAA